Proteins from one Dethiobacter alkaliphilus AHT 1 genomic window:
- a CDS encoding DUF4912 domain-containing protein: MTACQHIRENAMHLMVQTPYTLFAYWDVTPEYLELAKSSLPGEHFGLQIRLVRETAEGAEIADTLSIPSQEIKGRTYFSRQNPYNAYYAELGLSYQGGFFTLLRSAPVITPPAGKATKHLMPKSTTESHRKDTSGSQLVPDSLPFAYSPAENKGSRGD; the protein is encoded by the coding sequence ATGACGGCATGCCAACATATCCGGGAAAATGCAATGCATTTGATGGTGCAGACTCCATATACGCTCTTTGCTTACTGGGATGTTACACCGGAATATCTGGAGTTGGCCAAATCATCATTGCCCGGTGAGCATTTTGGTCTGCAAATTCGACTTGTGCGCGAGACAGCAGAAGGGGCAGAGATAGCAGATACCCTGTCTATCCCTTCACAGGAGATAAAAGGAAGAACTTATTTCTCCCGGCAAAACCCCTATAACGCTTACTATGCTGAGCTGGGCCTGTCTTATCAGGGCGGTTTTTTTACCCTGCTTCGTTCCGCCCCGGTGATTACTCCACCGGCAGGTAAAGCCACAAAGCATCTGATGCCTAAATCAACCACTGAAAGCCACCGCAAGGATACGTCCGGTTCGCAGCTTGTGCCCGACTCCTTGCCCTTTGCTTATTCTCCCGCAGAAAATAAAGGCTCGCGAGGTGATTAA
- a CDS encoding ROK family protein, translated as MTNNLYAAIDLGGTKIYSVLADSKGDILAHTRLETRAREGSETVMDQMVSSVDQLLEKSGGKKEQLAKIGVCIAGFYDWEKRLLIHSPNMAGWSDVDVESRLQDKLGIPVIAENDANAAALGESRRGAGQGSGDMVFITVSTGIGAGLITDGKIYRGSRGFAGEAGHMVVKPDGPLCGCGRRGCLETVASGTAIARIANEQMQNGRKTILSEITAQNSKVTAPDVFAAAKKKDPLAQEVLQGAIHYLGIGLVNLVNLLNPQVIVIGGGVAEAGDDLFVPLRQIIAEHAVPPAAASVTLRKAELGVEAGVAGMLCLLTESKALGEGE; from the coding sequence ATGACCAACAACTTATATGCCGCCATAGATCTGGGCGGCACCAAAATCTACTCTGTTTTGGCCGACAGTAAGGGAGACATCCTGGCCCACACAAGACTGGAAACCCGTGCCCGTGAAGGGTCGGAAACAGTAATGGATCAGATGGTATCCTCTGTTGACCAACTCCTGGAGAAGTCCGGCGGGAAAAAAGAACAACTAGCCAAGATAGGTGTGTGCATTGCCGGCTTCTATGACTGGGAAAAGCGCCTGTTAATCCATTCGCCCAATATGGCCGGCTGGTCCGATGTGGATGTGGAAAGCCGGCTGCAGGACAAGCTGGGTATCCCGGTTATTGCCGAAAACGATGCCAATGCGGCGGCTCTGGGAGAATCACGCCGCGGCGCGGGGCAGGGAAGCGGTGACATGGTTTTTATCACAGTAAGTACCGGCATCGGGGCCGGTCTAATAACAGACGGCAAGATATACCGCGGTAGCCGGGGGTTTGCCGGTGAAGCAGGCCATATGGTGGTTAAACCGGACGGGCCACTTTGCGGCTGCGGCCGCCGCGGCTGCCTGGAAACAGTGGCTTCCGGCACAGCAATTGCCCGCATTGCCAATGAACAAATGCAAAACGGCCGCAAAACTATCTTATCCGAAATTACAGCACAAAACAGCAAGGTCACAGCTCCCGATGTGTTTGCCGCAGCCAAAAAGAAAGACCCTTTGGCTCAGGAAGTACTGCAGGGAGCCATACATTATCTGGGTATAGGACTTGTGAACCTGGTTAACCTCTTAAATCCGCAGGTAATAGTAATTGGCGGCGGCGTGGCAGAAGCCGGAGACGACCTGTTTGTGCCCCTGCGACAAATTATTGCCGAACATGCAGTTCCGCCGGCAGCCGCATCCGTAACGCTACGTAAAGCAGAACTGGGCGTGGAAGCGGGAGTAGCCGGCATGCTCTGCCTGCTGACAGAATCAAAGGCTTTGGGGGAGGGAGAATAG
- a CDS encoding 1,4-alpha-glucan branching protein domain-containing protein, whose amino-acid sequence MSKGYVNLVLHAHLPFVYAAGNRHHLEERWFFEALTESYLPLLLSLDRLSEDRVPFALTLSLSPSLLAMLDHPVLARRYEDYLQRLIRLAEQETIRTRSMEEYHHLARFYLDRLQKIHRAYTVTYNCDLTSAFARLCRTEKLELITTCATHGYLPLLKTPEAVRAQVGIGLEAFATRFGFYPRGIWLPECGYFSGLDHILAEKNVEYCFVDTHGVQNAWPTPRHDVYAPVQTAAGVAVFARDPETSSQVWSLHSGYPGDENYREYYRDIGFELDEDYIKQYLPYPVRVNTGMKYWRVTGGEGPKEPYNPHRAQQKALEHAQNFHFNRERQIEYLQNEGNQSPVVTAPYDAELFGHWWFEGPDFLEQLFRHAAEHQDVYTFTTPSGYIDAHGSGSRAELTHSSWGEGGYSQVWLNPKNDWLYPPAHQAETCLIRQATAHPDPDDAQKRALTQMGRELLLVQSSDWAFMLNAGTTDNYARSRFNCHLENFRRLDHMLSEGRVLLDEVTAMETDASGLFPGMHTRAYAPEPLTSAANLSENPATLMLSWEYPPQIMGGLARHVDDLSQTLCEMNQPVSVLTSHAGDMPAQEINGGVQVYRVAPYQRAGEEIDFHDWVMQLNLVFFNFAQHIVPANQFAVLHAHDWLVGTAALGMKRFWRLPLVATIHATEYGRNGGLFTPLQKQIHQHEQKLVDGADRVICCSEYMAREVCRLFDAPAEKITVIENGVMQEKVAAKPFSRLERQQYAREDEAIIFFVGRLVREKGVEVLLRALPAVFAAHPKTRAVISGKGPMLESLKQQAKDLGIAAKVTFTGFITDTERNRLLAAADIAVFPSLYEPFGIVALEAMIAETPVVVSDVGGMGEVVIDGVDGLKCPPGNTKALSSCIRTLLEDKKLSARLAKQGKEKATTTFSWDTLAQKTKQVYREVWEAARLPEPQSKEEDYATSTGTG is encoded by the coding sequence ATGTCAAAGGGCTATGTAAATTTAGTATTGCATGCACATTTACCGTTTGTCTATGCTGCAGGAAACCGACATCATCTGGAAGAGCGTTGGTTTTTTGAAGCCTTGACTGAATCATATTTACCCCTTTTACTTTCACTGGATCGACTCAGCGAAGACCGGGTGCCTTTTGCGCTTACCCTGTCACTTTCACCTTCTCTTTTGGCCATGCTGGACCACCCGGTTTTGGCCCGGCGCTACGAAGATTACCTGCAGCGTCTCATCCGCCTGGCAGAACAGGAAACCATACGCACCCGCAGCATGGAAGAGTATCATCACCTTGCCCGTTTTTATCTTGACCGTCTGCAGAAAATCCACCGGGCCTACACAGTCACCTATAACTGCGACCTGACATCTGCTTTTGCCCGGCTTTGCCGGACTGAAAAACTGGAGCTGATTACCACCTGTGCCACGCACGGATACCTGCCACTGCTCAAAACACCGGAGGCTGTCCGGGCTCAGGTAGGAATAGGCCTGGAAGCCTTTGCTACCCGTTTCGGTTTTTATCCCCGGGGAATCTGGTTGCCCGAATGCGGTTATTTCTCCGGGCTGGACCACATCCTGGCTGAAAAAAACGTGGAGTATTGTTTTGTGGATACCCACGGCGTACAAAACGCCTGGCCCACTCCCAGACATGATGTATATGCTCCGGTCCAGACTGCAGCGGGAGTTGCTGTTTTTGCCCGGGATCCGGAAACATCTTCTCAGGTTTGGAGCCTTCACTCCGGTTATCCCGGTGATGAGAACTACCGGGAGTATTACCGCGATATCGGTTTTGAACTGGATGAGGACTATATTAAACAGTACCTGCCTTATCCTGTCCGGGTAAATACCGGGATGAAATATTGGCGCGTCACCGGAGGTGAGGGCCCCAAAGAGCCCTATAACCCCCACAGAGCGCAACAAAAGGCTCTGGAGCACGCGCAAAACTTTCACTTTAACCGGGAGCGGCAAATCGAATATCTACAAAACGAAGGTAATCAATCTCCTGTGGTTACCGCTCCCTATGATGCTGAGCTATTTGGTCACTGGTGGTTTGAAGGCCCTGATTTTCTGGAGCAGTTATTTCGCCACGCTGCAGAACATCAGGATGTTTATACTTTTACCACCCCCTCGGGCTATATAGATGCCCACGGCAGCGGTTCCCGGGCGGAACTTACCCATTCCAGCTGGGGGGAAGGGGGCTACAGTCAGGTTTGGCTCAATCCCAAAAATGACTGGCTCTACCCGCCGGCGCATCAGGCAGAAACATGCCTGATTCGCCAAGCCACCGCTCACCCCGACCCCGATGATGCTCAAAAAAGGGCTTTAACCCAGATGGGTCGGGAACTTTTGTTGGTACAAAGCTCTGACTGGGCCTTTATGCTCAATGCAGGTACCACAGACAACTATGCCCGCAGCCGCTTTAACTGTCACCTGGAAAACTTCCGGCGTTTAGACCATATGCTCTCCGAAGGCAGGGTTCTCCTTGATGAGGTCACCGCCATGGAAACAGACGCATCCGGCCTTTTTCCCGGCATGCATACCAGAGCCTATGCGCCGGAACCTCTGACTTCAGCGGCAAATTTAAGTGAAAATCCGGCCACGCTCATGCTGTCCTGGGAGTATCCGCCGCAAATTATGGGCGGGTTGGCCAGGCATGTTGACGATCTCAGCCAGACACTGTGTGAAATGAATCAGCCGGTTTCGGTGCTTACTTCCCACGCCGGCGATATGCCGGCTCAGGAGATAAACGGCGGAGTACAGGTCTATCGGGTAGCTCCTTATCAACGGGCCGGAGAAGAAATAGATTTTCATGACTGGGTCATGCAGTTAAACCTGGTATTCTTTAACTTCGCCCAACACATTGTTCCGGCCAACCAATTTGCCGTTCTCCACGCCCATGACTGGCTGGTGGGCACCGCGGCATTAGGCATGAAACGCTTTTGGCGCCTGCCCCTGGTTGCCACTATCCATGCCACAGAATACGGCAGAAACGGCGGACTGTTTACCCCGCTGCAAAAACAAATCCACCAACACGAGCAAAAACTGGTGGACGGGGCAGACCGGGTTATCTGCTGCAGCGAATATATGGCTCGGGAAGTATGCCGCCTTTTTGATGCACCTGCGGAAAAGATAACGGTCATCGAAAACGGTGTTATGCAGGAAAAGGTGGCCGCCAAACCCTTTTCCCGCCTGGAGCGGCAGCAATACGCCCGTGAGGATGAAGCAATTATCTTTTTTGTGGGGCGGCTGGTCCGGGAAAAGGGGGTAGAGGTACTTCTGCGTGCTCTGCCCGCCGTCTTTGCCGCTCATCCCAAAACACGGGCTGTCATCAGCGGCAAAGGCCCCATGCTGGAGTCGCTAAAACAGCAGGCCAAGGATCTGGGCATTGCCGCCAAAGTTACCTTCACCGGCTTTATCACCGACACGGAGCGAAATCGTCTTTTGGCTGCCGCAGACATTGCCGTCTTTCCCAGCCTTTACGAGCCGTTTGGCATTGTGGCGCTGGAAGCCATGATTGCTGAAACTCCTGTGGTGGTCTCCGATGTGGGCGGCATGGGGGAAGTGGTCATTGACGGAGTAGACGGCCTGAAATGCCCCCCCGGCAATACCAAAGCCCTGTCTTCCTGTATACGCACTTTACTGGAAGACAAAAAGCTTTCTGCCAGGCTGGCCAAACAGGGCAAAGAAAAAGCCACCACCACATTTTCCTGGGATACGCTGGCGCAAAAAACAAAACAGGTCTACCGGGAGGTCTGGGAAGCAGCCAGACTGCCCGAGCCGCAGAGCAAGGAGGAGGATTATGCCACGTCCACTGGTACTGGGTAA
- a CDS encoding glycoside hydrolase family 15 protein, with translation MPRPLVLGNGQMLINFDSSLNIRDLYFPYVGQLNHVGGHYCSFGIWADGRFAWCYDKNWEKTIGYKHESLVSEVSARHDKLEIELYINDAVHFTDNIYLKRMTVKNKAAKKREIRIFFTHDFSIDESEVGDTAVYNPEIPAIYHYKRNRYFLANGRADGQLIYEFATGIKRFGGAEGTWRDAEDGRLANNPIAQGSVDSTISFRMFLDAGEEKTLYYWLVVGRNYQEVRDLDKYVVDRTPARLLERIETYMANWVNKQDTHFANLPQNVVDQYKRSLLITSTQIDRNMGAIIAANDSDIIQFNRDHYSYMWPRDGALVAMAAIQAGYPELVTQFFYFCENSITDKGFLLHKYNPDGSVGSSWHPWVEHGRAQLPIQEDETALVICALWEYYQKQKNLNFVQFCYRGFVKPAADFMMNYIDDELELPLPSYDLWEERRGVFTYTAATVYAALQAASRFADILGEEEKCHAYAEAARKLHKAIMTHLYDEDLGRFIRGYLVKPDGTLQKDSTLESSLWALFAFEVLEPDDNRLINTMEAIEKGLWVKTEVGGIARYTDDYYFQKSREIETVPGNPWIICTLWLAQWHIAKAKTTEDLEQAVELLSWADRWSLSSGVLSEQLHPYNGSPVSVAPLTWSHATYVATVGAYLKKYEELTDITCQW, from the coding sequence ATGCCACGTCCACTGGTACTGGGTAACGGCCAAATGCTGATAAACTTTGACAGCTCTTTAAATATCCGTGACTTGTATTTTCCCTATGTGGGGCAACTTAATCATGTGGGAGGCCACTACTGCTCCTTTGGAATCTGGGCGGACGGACGCTTTGCCTGGTGCTACGACAAGAACTGGGAAAAAACCATTGGCTACAAGCATGAGTCTCTGGTCAGCGAAGTCAGTGCCCGCCATGATAAACTGGAAATAGAGCTATACATCAATGATGCGGTGCACTTTACCGACAACATCTATCTGAAACGGATGACGGTAAAAAATAAGGCCGCTAAAAAAAGGGAAATTCGCATCTTTTTTACCCATGACTTTTCCATCGATGAAAGTGAAGTAGGCGATACCGCCGTCTATAATCCGGAAATTCCCGCCATTTACCACTACAAACGGAATCGCTACTTTTTGGCCAACGGCAGAGCTGACGGCCAGCTGATCTATGAATTTGCCACCGGCATAAAACGCTTCGGTGGAGCGGAAGGAACCTGGCGGGATGCCGAGGACGGCCGGTTAGCCAATAACCCCATCGCTCAGGGTTCAGTGGACAGCACCATTTCTTTTCGGATGTTTTTGGATGCCGGAGAAGAAAAAACGTTATATTATTGGCTGGTTGTGGGCAGAAACTATCAAGAGGTCCGGGACCTGGATAAGTATGTGGTGGACCGTACCCCGGCCCGCCTGCTGGAGCGAATTGAAACATACATGGCCAACTGGGTCAACAAACAAGACACCCACTTTGCCAATCTGCCACAGAATGTGGTAGACCAATACAAACGCAGCCTGTTGATTACCAGCACACAAATTGACCGCAACATGGGAGCCATCATCGCCGCCAATGATTCAGATATTATCCAGTTTAACCGTGACCATTACAGCTACATGTGGCCTCGAGACGGAGCCCTGGTAGCCATGGCTGCCATCCAGGCCGGTTACCCTGAGCTTGTCACCCAGTTTTTCTATTTCTGCGAAAACTCCATCACCGATAAAGGGTTTTTGCTGCATAAATATAACCCCGACGGGTCGGTGGGTTCATCATGGCATCCGTGGGTGGAACACGGACGGGCACAACTGCCCATCCAGGAAGACGAAACCGCCCTTGTAATCTGTGCCCTGTGGGAATATTATCAGAAACAGAAGAATTTAAACTTTGTCCAGTTCTGTTACCGCGGTTTTGTAAAACCTGCCGCCGATTTTATGATGAACTACATCGATGACGAGCTGGAGCTTCCCTTACCCAGCTATGATTTATGGGAAGAGAGAAGGGGGGTCTTTACATACACCGCAGCCACTGTTTACGCAGCACTTCAAGCCGCCTCCCGCTTTGCCGATATCCTGGGCGAGGAAGAAAAATGCCATGCCTACGCAGAAGCGGCCCGCAAACTGCATAAAGCCATCATGACTCATCTTTACGATGAAGATCTGGGCCGATTTATCCGGGGCTATCTTGTTAAACCCGACGGAACTTTGCAAAAAGACAGTACCTTGGAAAGTTCCCTGTGGGCGCTCTTTGCTTTTGAAGTGTTAGAACCCGACGATAATCGCCTAATCAATACGATGGAGGCCATTGAAAAGGGTTTATGGGTAAAAACAGAAGTTGGCGGCATTGCCCGCTATACAGATGATTATTACTTCCAAAAGTCCCGGGAGATTGAAACGGTTCCCGGCAATCCCTGGATTATCTGTACCCTATGGCTGGCTCAATGGCATATTGCCAAAGCCAAAACCACCGAAGATCTGGAACAGGCGGTGGAGCTGTTGTCCTGGGCTGACCGCTGGTCGCTTTCCTCCGGAGTACTCTCAGAGCAACTGCATCCTTACAACGGTTCACCGGTGTCTGTGGCACCCCTGACCTGGTCCCATGCCACCTATGTTGCCACCGTAGGTGCTTACCTGAAAAAATATGAGGAACTAACCGATATCACCTGTCAATGGTAA
- a CDS encoding amylo-alpha-1,6-glucosidase has protein sequence MRFGPNLAGDWEKGAEKEWLLTNGLGDYAGGTIAGTNTRRYHGLLIASPPTGGGRRLFVSKVQEELTVEGKTYYLAANELADGYRQNGNIHLVEFILEPIPTFVYRLEDIYLIKELFMVHGEATTIVRYKLEANRPCSLRIYPLVNDRSHHSVNDSPSWPFDKKIEKTCVHVNSPDGPTVTLEATTGVFKEMYAWFHNMCYPHEKERGEEHLEHHFIPGFWEMEFESGGEFALSASLHGSRVEQYNQLYEKEINRRKEVTARVRTQKPLCRELARAGDKFIVKKNGETGIIAGYPWFDEWGRDTFISLPGLLLVTGMYEEARQVLAKYARYEQNGLMPNFIPDDGGEPQYNTVDASLWYIQAVKSYLDYTGDMSFIKTEIYPILKKIIQSYRVGTDYGIVMDADGLITAGEKGVQLTWMDAKVGEWVVTPRHGKAVEINALWYNALYFMTLLAGCIGDQDARKLYGELALRVQEKFPTTFWCVRHDYLADVVFRGERDERLRPNQIFALSLPYRLLSTRQEKQVLNAVGRHLYTPFGLRTLAPYETDYRPGYFGDRLSRDGAYHQGTAWAWLIGPYVSAYRRVHKYSRPSRKVATRMLAPFFHHLFDFGLASIAEIYDGEHPHTPRGCPYQAWSVAELLRVYVQEVLEKRPKPQWVCETNIQS, from the coding sequence ATGAGATTTGGACCAAATCTGGCGGGAGACTGGGAAAAAGGCGCTGAAAAGGAATGGCTCTTAACAAATGGCTTAGGTGATTATGCCGGAGGCACCATTGCCGGCACCAATACCCGTCGTTATCACGGCCTCTTAATCGCCAGTCCTCCCACCGGCGGCGGGCGCCGTTTATTTGTCAGCAAAGTACAGGAAGAATTAACGGTGGAAGGCAAAACTTATTATTTGGCGGCCAATGAACTGGCAGACGGGTACCGCCAAAACGGCAATATACATTTAGTGGAATTTATCCTGGAGCCAATTCCCACCTTCGTATATCGCCTGGAAGACATTTACCTCATAAAAGAGCTGTTTATGGTTCACGGCGAAGCCACCACCATTGTCCGTTATAAGCTGGAGGCCAACCGACCCTGCAGCTTGCGAATTTACCCTCTGGTAAACGATCGTTCCCATCATAGTGTAAATGACAGCCCGTCCTGGCCCTTTGATAAAAAAATTGAAAAGACATGCGTCCATGTCAACTCACCGGATGGCCCCACCGTTACCCTGGAAGCCACAACCGGAGTGTTTAAGGAAATGTATGCCTGGTTCCATAACATGTGCTACCCCCATGAGAAGGAAAGGGGGGAGGAGCACCTGGAACATCACTTTATACCCGGATTCTGGGAGATGGAGTTTGAGTCCGGCGGAGAATTTGCCCTGTCTGCCTCACTTCACGGGTCCCGTGTGGAACAGTACAACCAGCTATACGAAAAAGAAATCAATAGACGCAAAGAGGTTACCGCCCGGGTTCGCACACAAAAACCTCTTTGTCGCGAACTGGCACGCGCCGGTGATAAATTTATTGTCAAAAAAAATGGAGAAACCGGCATTATTGCCGGCTATCCGTGGTTTGATGAATGGGGCCGTGATACGTTCATTTCTCTGCCCGGTTTACTGCTGGTAACGGGGATGTACGAAGAGGCCCGGCAAGTACTGGCCAAATATGCCCGCTATGAACAAAACGGACTGATGCCCAATTTTATCCCCGATGACGGGGGAGAACCGCAATATAACACTGTAGATGCGTCCCTTTGGTATATCCAGGCCGTAAAAAGCTACCTGGATTATACCGGAGACATGTCCTTTATTAAAACAGAAATTTATCCCATCCTCAAAAAAATAATCCAAAGCTACCGGGTGGGTACAGACTACGGCATTGTCATGGATGCCGACGGCCTGATTACCGCTGGTGAAAAAGGGGTTCAGCTAACCTGGATGGATGCCAAGGTGGGAGAATGGGTAGTGACACCGCGCCACGGCAAGGCAGTAGAGATAAATGCTCTGTGGTATAACGCTCTTTATTTCATGACCCTTTTGGCCGGCTGCATCGGAGATCAGGATGCTCGTAAGCTTTACGGTGAACTGGCTCTGCGCGTCCAGGAAAAATTCCCCACCACGTTCTGGTGTGTTCGTCATGATTACCTGGCCGATGTGGTCTTTCGCGGTGAAAGGGATGAACGGCTGCGGCCAAACCAGATTTTTGCCTTAAGCCTGCCGTACCGCTTACTCTCCACCCGGCAGGAAAAACAGGTTTTAAACGCCGTTGGCCGTCATCTCTACACTCCCTTTGGCCTGCGCACCTTAGCGCCTTACGAGACAGATTACCGCCCCGGATACTTTGGCGACAGGCTCAGCAGAGACGGCGCTTATCACCAGGGCACTGCCTGGGCATGGCTCATCGGCCCTTACGTGTCAGCGTACCGACGCGTACACAAATACTCCAGGCCTTCCCGTAAAGTAGCTACACGTATGCTGGCCCCGTTTTTTCACCACCTCTTTGACTTTGGCCTGGCTTCCATTGCAGAAATCTATGACGGAGAGCACCCCCACACACCCCGCGGCTGCCCGTATCAGGCCTGGAGCGTAGCCGAGCTGTTACGCGTCTACGTCCAGGAAGTACTGGAGAAGCGCCCCAAACCCCAGTGGGTGTGTGAAACTAATATTCAGTCATAA
- a CDS encoding 2-isopropylmalate synthase, translating to MTEKIMIFDSTLRDGEQTPGARLNRKEKLKIAKQLAKLNVDVIECGFPVSSPGEFKAVQSIAQQVKGPIITALARTIQGDIDAVWEAIKDAERPRIHTFLGSSDIHMKYKLQKDPQTLLEMGVEAVRYAKRYTADVQYSLEDATRSDLDYMCRVIEAVINAGATVINLPDTVGYAVPEEYGAMISNIMNRVPNIDKAIVSVHCHNDLGLAVANSLEAIKYGARQVECNINGIGERAGNAALEEIVTGLVIRKDYFQDYRTDVQLDEIYKTSRLVSNLTGIPIPVNKAVIGINAFAHSSGIHQDGVLKNLSTYEIINAELIGGKAAQMVLTARSGRHAVKNELQEMGFVLEETEFAQFFEAFLELADKKKEVFREDLEALMADRLAYAAPTYSLEYLQTVSGSRSIPAAVVKLKKDDEIFVETDCGAGPIDAAYNAIDKITGIEPRLETYNLRGVTEGRDALGEVSIMIQYQDKNIVGRGTSTDIIEASVRAYLNGVNKLLSICHMNGNGHTNGCGCDVK from the coding sequence ATGACTGAAAAAATTATGATTTTCGATTCTACGCTCCGTGACGGGGAACAAACTCCCGGCGCACGGCTTAACCGCAAAGAGAAACTAAAGATTGCCAAGCAGTTGGCTAAGCTGAATGTGGATGTGATTGAGTGCGGCTTCCCCGTCTCTTCTCCCGGCGAGTTTAAAGCAGTACAAAGTATTGCCCAGCAGGTAAAAGGTCCCATTATTACGGCTCTGGCCCGTACAATACAGGGCGACATCGATGCGGTCTGGGAAGCCATTAAAGATGCGGAACGTCCCCGGATTCATACTTTTCTTGGTTCCTCCGATATCCATATGAAATATAAATTGCAAAAGGACCCGCAAACACTGCTGGAAATGGGTGTGGAAGCGGTCAGGTATGCCAAGCGCTATACTGCGGATGTGCAGTATTCTTTAGAAGATGCCACACGCAGCGACCTGGATTATATGTGCCGCGTTATTGAGGCGGTGATTAATGCCGGAGCCACCGTTATTAACCTGCCCGACACAGTAGGTTATGCAGTGCCGGAAGAATACGGTGCCATGATCAGCAATATCATGAACCGGGTACCAAATATCGATAAAGCAATAGTCAGTGTGCATTGCCATAACGATTTGGGCCTGGCGGTGGCCAATTCCCTGGAAGCAATCAAATACGGAGCGCGCCAGGTGGAATGTAATATTAACGGCATCGGCGAACGGGCGGGCAATGCTGCTCTGGAAGAAATCGTAACCGGGCTGGTAATCCGCAAAGACTACTTCCAGGACTACCGCACCGATGTCCAACTGGATGAGATCTATAAGACCAGCCGCCTTGTCTCAAACCTTACCGGTATTCCCATTCCCGTTAACAAAGCGGTCATTGGTATCAATGCCTTTGCCCACTCTTCCGGAATTCACCAGGACGGAGTGCTTAAAAACCTGTCCACCTATGAAATTATCAATGCCGAATTAATTGGTGGTAAGGCGGCGCAAATGGTGCTCACCGCCCGTTCCGGACGCCACGCGGTGAAAAATGAACTGCAGGAAATGGGCTTTGTGCTGGAAGAAACGGAGTTTGCCCAATTCTTTGAGGCATTTCTGGAGCTGGCCGACAAGAAAAAAGAAGTATTCCGTGAAGATCTGGAAGCGTTGATGGCAGACCGTCTGGCCTATGCTGCCCCCACCTATTCCCTCGAGTACCTGCAAACGGTGAGCGGCTCCCGCAGCATTCCGGCGGCGGTGGTGAAGCTGAAAAAAGACGACGAAATTTTTGTGGAAACCGACTGCGGTGCCGGGCCCATCGATGCCGCCTATAATGCTATTGATAAAATTACCGGTATCGAACCCCGCCTGGAGACCTATAACCTGCGCGGCGTCACCGAAGGTCGAGATGCTTTGGGTGAGGTGTCCATCATGATTCAGTATCAGGACAAAAATATTGTGGGCCGGGGAACCTCCACCGATATCATTGAAGCATCCGTCAGGGCTTATTTAAACGGTGTCAATAAACTGCTTTCCATTTGTCATATGAATGGCAACGGCCATACTAACGGCTGCGGCTGTGATGTAAAATAA
- a CDS encoding LysM peptidoglycan-binding domain-containing protein — protein sequence MKTLSAFTARKARTEKKKLKIYRALALLTIWMLIMAFTFFQGNVAMGEVEEPQTVVVSAGDTLWSLAKIHAPGRDIRSYIEQIRQANQLSGSVLHPGQELILP from the coding sequence ATGAAAACTCTTTCTGCCTTTACTGCCAGAAAAGCACGGACCGAGAAGAAGAAACTGAAAATATACCGGGCTTTGGCCCTTTTGACAATCTGGATGTTGATTATGGCTTTTACTTTCTTTCAGGGTAATGTTGCTATGGGGGAAGTAGAAGAGCCCCAAACCGTGGTGGTATCCGCAGGAGATACTTTATGGTCTTTGGCTAAAATACATGCACCGGGCCGTGACATTCGCAGCTATATTGAGCAGATCCGCCAGGCAAACCAGCTCTCCGGCTCCGTTTTGCATCCCGGCCAAGAGCTGATTCTCCCCTGA